Within Limisalsivibrio acetivorans, the genomic segment GTACTCCTCCCCACGGCGGTATAGCCTTTGGTGTGGACCGTATAGCTACTATCCTCTGCCAGGCGGACTCGATAAGAGACGTTATCGCATTCCCCAAAACACAGAGGGCAACCTGCATGATGAGCGATGCTCCCAATGCTGTTGATGAAAAACAGCTAAAGGAACTCTTCATGAAGTTCGATATAGTAGAGGATAAATAGTTGTCAGGTTTATACAGCTGTTTGACTTGAGAAAACTGTTGTGATAAACTTGAATTGTGTTATGGTTATAAGAAATTAAGGAATAGGGAGGAACCGTCATGAGGACCAGCAGACTTATTTTACTCGTAGTTGCTTTCGCCGCTTTTATCGTAGCGGGTTGTTCAAAGCCCCCCGTAGAGGAGCTTGATCAGGCTCAGGCCGCTATGAAAGCCGCTCAGCAGAGTGGTGCAGAGAAGTGCATGTTCCCTGAATACGTTCAGGCAAAAGCAGCACTTGAGGAAGCTCAGGCCAAGATGGATCAGGCAGAGCAGGGCGGAAACAAAGGCGAGCTTTATGAAGAGGCGAAAGCAGAGCTTCTTAAAGCTATAGAAGATTTCGAGAAGGCTAAGGCTAAGGCCGATGCTTATCAGGAAGTAGATAAGAAGGTCAGAGCAGAGCTTGAGGCTCTCAAGCAGAACCTCCTTGCCCACAAAGAAAAGGGCAACGAGTATGACCTTAAGTCCTACAACAAAGCCCAAGAGAACTACAAGAAAGCCCAGAAACTCGCTGCAGACTGCGAAGGCGAAAAGGCACTTGCTCTTATCGATGAGGCCAACATGGCTCTCAAGAACGTTGAGGACGAGTATGCTGAGAAGAGAGCTGAAGAGATTCTCCGCCAGCAGGAAATGTACAGAAAAGAGCAGCAGGACAAGGCTAAAGAAATGGAGAAGTACACCGTTGTTAAGGGTGACTGCCTCTGGAACATCGCCAAGTCCAAGTACATGAACCCCTTTATGTGGCCTGTAATCTACTGGGCGAATGAAAGCATAATTAACGATCCCGACCTTATCTTCCCCGGTCAGGTCTTCGATATCATGAAGAACGTTGCTTCCGACAAGAAAGCAAAGGCGGAAGATTTTGCCAAGAACAGGGGTCCCTGGTCACTCTTCGACGGCAAGTAATATAAAAGAAGTAACTTTAGAGATATAATAAAGGGCGGCTCTTTGGGGTCGCCCTTTTTTTGCGTCTTTACTATATTTATGGAATCTTCATCCTTGGAAATTCCATAAATTAAATCAGACCTGGCAAATTCTCAGGATGATGAATTTCCCAGATTATAAGGATGGTAAATTCCATAGATAACATTGATACGTAACTGGCTTCCATGGATGGAAGCCTCTGAAGTGAAGAATATTGAGCTACGCTTCATATTCTGTAACGGAAGTAAGCGGAGCGAAGGCTTTGCCGAGCGTAGCGGAAATGGAATTTCCATGGATGGAAGCCCTGAAGTGAAGAATATTGAGCTACGCTTCATATTCTGTAACGGAAGTAAGCGGAGCAAAGGCTTTGCCGAGCGTAGCGGGAATGGAATTTCCATGGATGGTAAATTCCATAGATAACATTGATACGCAACTGGTTTCCATGGATGGAAGCCTCTGAAGTGAAGAATATGGAGCTACGCTTCATATTCTGTAACGGAAGTAATCGGAGCGAAGGCTTTGCCGAGCGTAGCGGCAATGGAATTTCCATGGATGGTAAATTCCATAAATAAATTAAGGGGAAATTTTTAGGGAAAACTTTCCCCTTAGGATCCCCTTAAAAACCCATCTTAAAGATAATGATAAAAGTTTAAGTGAATAAAGCCAATATGGATGTTGGCTCTGAAGGCGAAAGGAAGAACAGCTTTGCTAGTCTGACAATGCCGGAAGTAATCGGAGCGAAGGCTTTGCCGAGTGTAGCGGCAATGGAATTTCCATGGATGGTAAATTCCATAGATTAAATAGATTAAAAAGAAAAACCCCTGTTCGACTAACGGCCTATATACTTAGGGCCTCGCCAAACAGGGGTGTAACGATGAGGTCGTAATTGGAGCACCTCCCTGTAACATCGCTCTGCTGCTTTTGCCGGCTTATCTGTTATTCTCTGGCCTAGGGATTTATCGCTCCCGTGCGTTCCGGCTATTCGTCAGCTTCTATATAACTAAATATATACGGCGGACGGATCTGCGCAAGGGTTTTTAAACGGTGTTCGATAATTTATTAATAATTGATATGTATGAACTTATGTATATTTCTATAAAACTTAGAAACTGCATATTCGTGTGAGTAGAAACAAAAAGGTAAGGCATTTTCAATTGCCTATACCTTGCTCATAATATATTATCCTGATTGACTATTTAATAAAATGGAGAATGCATGTCTGATAATATCGTTATACGCCACGCTGTAAAGGATGATGTAGAGGGTATGCTCAGGGTTCTTGAAGAACTTTTCGGCATTGAGGAAGACTTCCATTTCGACCATGAAAAGCAGAGAAAGGGGCTTAATATACTCCTTGATAACCCCGAGAGATGCTGTGTTATGGTCGCTGACAAGGATGGGGAGATTGCTGGTATGTGTCAGGCACAAACGCTTATCTCCACAGCTGAGGG encodes:
- a CDS encoding DUF4398 domain-containing protein, whose protein sequence is MRTSRLILLVVAFAAFIVAGCSKPPVEELDQAQAAMKAAQQSGAEKCMFPEYVQAKAALEEAQAKMDQAEQGGNKGELYEEAKAELLKAIEDFEKAKAKADAYQEVDKKVRAELEALKQNLLAHKEKGNEYDLKSYNKAQENYKKAQKLAADCEGEKALALIDEANMALKNVEDEYAEKRAEEILRQQEMYRKEQQDKAKEMEKYTVVKGDCLWNIAKSKYMNPFMWPVIYWANESIINDPDLIFPGQVFDIMKNVASDKKAKAEDFAKNRGPWSLFDGK
- a CDS encoding GNAT family N-acetyltransferase, whose translation is MSDNIVIRHAVKDDVEGMLRVLEELFGIEEDFHFDHEKQRKGLNILLDNPERCCVMVADKDGEIAGMCQAQTLISTAEGDYVAYIEDMVIHESYRRHGLGKRLLSGVEEWCRKNGLKRIQLLADLSNEPALNFYKKNNWAQTNLICFRRMDYP